A single region of the Brachypodium distachyon strain Bd21 chromosome 3, Brachypodium_distachyon_v3.0, whole genome shotgun sequence genome encodes:
- the LOC100845314 gene encoding nucleobase-ascorbate transporter 2 isoform X1: MADMKPEEVSHPPMDQLQGLEYCIDSNPSWGEAVALGFQHYILCLGTAVMIPTFLVPLMGGNAHDKAKVVQTMLFVTGINTLLQTLFGTRLPTIIGGSYAFVIPVISIIRDPSLTQIADDHTRFIMTMRATQGALIISSCIQIVLGYSQLWGICSRFFSPLGMVPVVALVGLGLFERGFPLMGRCVEIGLPMLVLFVALSLYLKHVQVRHLPILERFSLVISIALVWVYAHILTVSGAYKHSSLATQVNCRTDRANLIASADWISIPYPLQWGPPTFSADHAFGMMSAVMVSLVESTGAFKAAARLASATPPPPYVLSRGIGWQGIGLLFDGLFGTVAGSTVSVENVGFLGSTRIGSRRVIQISAGFMIFFSILGRFGGLFASIPFTIFAAIYCVMFGYVGAVGLSFMQFTNMNSMRSLFIIGISLFLGMSIPEYFFRYTMSSQQGPAHTRAGWFNDYINTIFSSPPTVALIIAVALDNTLEVRDAARDRGMQWWERFRTFRGDSRNEEFYTLPFNLNRFFPPS, translated from the exons ATGGCTGATATGAAGCCAGAGGAGGTGAGTCATCCACCCATGGACCAGCTTCAGGGTTTGGAGTACTGCATAGACTCCAACCCTTCATGGG GGGAGGCAGTTGCCCTGGGGTTTCAGCATTACATCCTTTGCCTGGGGACTGCAGTGATGATCCCCACATTCTTGGTTCCTCTCATGGGTGGAAACGCT CATGACAAGGCAAAGGTGGTTCAAACAATGCTGTTTGTGACTGGAATCAACACACTGCTACAGACTCTATTTGGAACTCGGCTTCCGACCATCATCGGAGGCTCCTATGCATTTGTGATCCCAGTCATATCAATAATCCGAGACCCCTCATTGACACAAATAGCTGATGACCATACA AGGTTCATCATGACTATGAGAGCCACACAGGGGGCCTTGATAATATCCTCCTGCATTCAAATAGTTCTTGGCTACAGCCAGTTGTGGGGGATATGCTCCAG GTTCTTCAGCCCACTTGGGATGGTTCCTGTGGTTGCTTTGGTTGGGCTTGGCCTTTTCGAGAGAGGATTCCCATTG ATGGGGAGGTGCGTGGAGATTGGTCTTCCAATGCTAGTCCTGTTTGTTGCACTTTCGCTATATCTGAAGCATGTACAAGTGCGTCATCTTCCGATACTTGAGAGGTTCTCACTGGTCATCTCAATTGCCCTTGTATGGGTATATGCCCACATCCTCACGGTGAGCGGGGCGTACAAGCATAGCTCGCTGGCCACCCAAGTCAACTGCCGTACTGACCGTGCTAATCTCATAGCCTCCGCGGACTG GATTAGTATCCCATACCCATTGCAATGGGGACCGCCTACTTTCAGTGCGGATCATGCATTCGGTATGATGTCTGCTGTGATGGTATCATTAGTAGAG TCAACTGGAGCATTCAAGGCTGCTGCCCGGTTGGCAAGCGCAACACCGCCACCACCATATGTTCTGAGTAGAGGCATTGGATGGCAG GGGATTGGACTGTTATTCGATGGGCTATTTGGTACTGTGGCTGGCTCCACTGTCTCTGT TGAGAACGTTGGCTTTCTTGGATCAACCAGGATTGGTAGTAGAAGAGTGATTCAGATCTCCGCGGGTTTCatgatcttcttctccatcctaG GGCGATTTGGAGGGCTATTCGCCTCTATCCCATTCACGATATTTGCCGCCATATATTGCGTCATGTTTGGCTATGTTG GTGCTGTGGGGCTCTCCTTTATGCAGTTCACCAACATGAACTCCATGCGCAGCCTCTTCATCATCGGTATCTCGCTATTCCTCGGCATGTCCATCCCGGAGTACTTCTTCCGCTACACCATGAGCTCACAGCAGGGCCCCGCGCACACAAGAGCCGGATGG TTCAACGACTACATCAACACCATCTTCTCCTCGCCTCCGACTGTTGCACTCATCATCGCGGTGGCCCTTGACAACACACTGGAGGTGAGGGACGCAGCAAGGGACCGTGGGATGCAGTGGTGGGAGAGGTTCAGGACGTTCCGCGGGGACAGCCGGAACGAGGAGTTCTACACCCTGCCCTTCAACCTCAACCGGTTCTTCCCGCCATCTTGA
- the LOC100845314 gene encoding nucleobase-ascorbate transporter 2 isoform X2 — MQLDLHDKAKVVQTMLFVTGINTLLQTLFGTRLPTIIGGSYAFVIPVISIIRDPSLTQIADDHTRFIMTMRATQGALIISSCIQIVLGYSQLWGICSRFFSPLGMVPVVALVGLGLFERGFPLMGRCVEIGLPMLVLFVALSLYLKHVQVRHLPILERFSLVISIALVWVYAHILTVSGAYKHSSLATQVNCRTDRANLIASADWISIPYPLQWGPPTFSADHAFGMMSAVMVSLVESTGAFKAAARLASATPPPPYVLSRGIGWQGIGLLFDGLFGTVAGSTVSVENVGFLGSTRIGSRRVIQISAGFMIFFSILGRFGGLFASIPFTIFAAIYCVMFGYVGAVGLSFMQFTNMNSMRSLFIIGISLFLGMSIPEYFFRYTMSSQQGPAHTRAGWFNDYINTIFSSPPTVALIIAVALDNTLEVRDAARDRGMQWWERFRTFRGDSRNEEFYTLPFNLNRFFPPS; from the exons ATGCAACTTGATTTG CATGACAAGGCAAAGGTGGTTCAAACAATGCTGTTTGTGACTGGAATCAACACACTGCTACAGACTCTATTTGGAACTCGGCTTCCGACCATCATCGGAGGCTCCTATGCATTTGTGATCCCAGTCATATCAATAATCCGAGACCCCTCATTGACACAAATAGCTGATGACCATACA AGGTTCATCATGACTATGAGAGCCACACAGGGGGCCTTGATAATATCCTCCTGCATTCAAATAGTTCTTGGCTACAGCCAGTTGTGGGGGATATGCTCCAG GTTCTTCAGCCCACTTGGGATGGTTCCTGTGGTTGCTTTGGTTGGGCTTGGCCTTTTCGAGAGAGGATTCCCATTG ATGGGGAGGTGCGTGGAGATTGGTCTTCCAATGCTAGTCCTGTTTGTTGCACTTTCGCTATATCTGAAGCATGTACAAGTGCGTCATCTTCCGATACTTGAGAGGTTCTCACTGGTCATCTCAATTGCCCTTGTATGGGTATATGCCCACATCCTCACGGTGAGCGGGGCGTACAAGCATAGCTCGCTGGCCACCCAAGTCAACTGCCGTACTGACCGTGCTAATCTCATAGCCTCCGCGGACTG GATTAGTATCCCATACCCATTGCAATGGGGACCGCCTACTTTCAGTGCGGATCATGCATTCGGTATGATGTCTGCTGTGATGGTATCATTAGTAGAG TCAACTGGAGCATTCAAGGCTGCTGCCCGGTTGGCAAGCGCAACACCGCCACCACCATATGTTCTGAGTAGAGGCATTGGATGGCAG GGGATTGGACTGTTATTCGATGGGCTATTTGGTACTGTGGCTGGCTCCACTGTCTCTGT TGAGAACGTTGGCTTTCTTGGATCAACCAGGATTGGTAGTAGAAGAGTGATTCAGATCTCCGCGGGTTTCatgatcttcttctccatcctaG GGCGATTTGGAGGGCTATTCGCCTCTATCCCATTCACGATATTTGCCGCCATATATTGCGTCATGTTTGGCTATGTTG GTGCTGTGGGGCTCTCCTTTATGCAGTTCACCAACATGAACTCCATGCGCAGCCTCTTCATCATCGGTATCTCGCTATTCCTCGGCATGTCCATCCCGGAGTACTTCTTCCGCTACACCATGAGCTCACAGCAGGGCCCCGCGCACACAAGAGCCGGATGG TTCAACGACTACATCAACACCATCTTCTCCTCGCCTCCGACTGTTGCACTCATCATCGCGGTGGCCCTTGACAACACACTGGAGGTGAGGGACGCAGCAAGGGACCGTGGGATGCAGTGGTGGGAGAGGTTCAGGACGTTCCGCGGGGACAGCCGGAACGAGGAGTTCTACACCCTGCCCTTCAACCTCAACCGGTTCTTCCCGCCATCTTGA
- the LOC100829506 gene encoding protein tesmin/TSO1-like CXC 7 isoform X1: MDKPPNHPHDSVQLDFASVFYAGKPEIAATAAALSHALGPPRQPPHRQLMPLKVKVQSSLPPWPPVLWPTAIAGKHPMPFPTPPPAKKLQVRRSPPVLPQDLPLSAAKLPLPGVQVQRPLQQASPFLTQLLPKMEVPILLPMHATSVGVMLNSRYPWSETSSESINGTPRRKNCKCKNSKCLKLYCDCFASGRYCNDDCNCKNCCNDVSHETARQDAINAVMERNPVAFMPKIGNIPRHAAQNREYRAAEGPRVGKHMKGCQCKRSECLKKYCECFQSNVLCSENCKCTDCKNYESSEDMKEMRRMTQQHGVYVHHVQNLALKGMIGPSAVLPRAAEKFSGLSVASLGRDQPINNNDSSQVLSPLLTSVPTEDTESSVRLGRHGVTYRTLLADIIQIEDVNVLCKVLVLVSRQAAGAFLDSGFKENTNIKKLDRAESHIPSTNHDRKAVQKQHDEQLCSLGNSLIAVPLSEGRAGMPRSDPSDTWKDNRRSVSPGTQALMCNEQDMFVHTSSVAGAILSTTKENLSEIYIEQEKRVLTNLLDFLRELAKSGRLQEEKRSLRCH, encoded by the exons ATGGACAAGCCACCAAACCATCCTCACGATTCAGTGCAGCTAGACTTCGCCTCTGTTTTTTATGCCGGCAAGCCAGAGATTGCGGCAACAGCCGCAGCGCTCTCCCATGCACTTGGGCCGCCCAGACAGCCTCCTCACCGTCAACTCATGCCGTTGAAGGTGAAGGTACAGTCATCGCTGCCACCGTGGCCTCCGGTACTATGGCCTACAGCAATCGCTGGGAAGCATCCTATGCCATTCCCTACTCCACCTCCAGCTAAGAAGCTGCAGGTGCGTCGAAGTCCACCTGTGCTGCCGCAAGATTTGCCATTGTCGGCTGCAAAATTACCACTACCAGGGGTGCAGGTGCAGCGTCCATTGCAACAGGCATCCCCATTTCTTACACAATTGTTGCCGAAGATGGAGGTGCCGATACTGTTGCCGATGCATGCAACCTCTGTAGGCGT GATGTTGAATTCTCGATATCCATGGAGTGAAACATCATCCGAATCAATAAATGGGACACCGAGGAGGAAAAACTGCAAGTGCAAAAACTCGAAGTGTCTGAAGCT GTATTGTGACTGTTTTGCATCAGGCAGATACTGCAATGATGATTGCAACTGCAAAAACTGTTGTAACGATGTTAGTCATGAGACTGCAAGACAGGATGCTATCAATGCTGTGATGGAAAGGAATCCTGTGGCCTTTATGCCCAAAATTGGGAATATCCCTCGACATGCAGCCCAGAACCGTGAG TACAGAGCAGCAGAAGGCCCTCGTGTGGGTAAACACATGAAGGGGTGTCAGTGCAAGAGGTCAGAGTGCCTGAAGAAGTACTGTGAGTGCTTTCAATCTAATGTTCTCTGTTCAGAGAACTGTAAATGTACGGATTGCAAGAACTATGAGAGCAGTGAAGATATGAAAGAAATGCGTCGCATGACCCAGCAGCATGGTGTCTATGTACATCACGTGCAGAATCTTGCTTTGAAGGGAATGATTGGACCATCTGCTGTCCTTCCTCGTGCAGCAGAAAAGTTCTCCGGTCTCTCAGTGGCTTCACTAGGCAGAGACCAGCCCATTAACAACAACGATTCTTCACAA GTGCTTTCGCCTTTACTAACTTCTGTTCCTACAGAAGACACTGAAAGTTCTGTCAGATTAGGACGCCATGGGGTTACTTACAG GACACTTTTAGCTGACATTATCCAGATAGAGGATGTCAATGTGCTCTGTAAAGTCTTGGTTCTAGTATCAAGGCAAGCTGCCGGAGCATTTCTAG ATTCAGGTTTTAAGGAAAACACCAACATAAAGAAATTAGATCGAGCAGAGAGTCACATTCCTTCCACAAACCATGACAGAAAAGCAGTTCAGAAACAACATGATGAACAACTGTGCTCACTGGGAAACAGTTTAATAGCAGTTCCTCTTTCTGAAGGAAGGGCAGGAATGCCAAGATCTGACCCTTCTGATACATGGAAGGATAACAGAAGATCTGTGTCTCCTGGAACCCAGGCACTGATGTGTAATGAGCAAGATATGTTTGTCCACACGTCAAGTGTTGCAGGTGCAATTCTCTCAACCACTAAAGAGAACCTGTCAGAAATTTACATAGAGCAAGAGAAGCGTGTACTGACAAACCTCCTTGACTTTCTTCGTGAGCTTGCAAAGTCTGGAAGGCTTCAAG AAGAGAAGCGCTCTCTTCGATGTCACTGA
- the LOC100829506 gene encoding protein tesmin/TSO1-like CXC 6 isoform X2 gives MDKPPNHPHDSVQLDFASVFYAGKPEIAATAAALSHALGPPRQPPHRQLMPLKVKVQSSLPPWPPVLWPTAIAGKHPMPFPTPPPAKKLQVRRSPPVLPQDLPLSAAKLPLPGVQVQRPLQQASPFLTQLLPKMEVPILLPMHATSVGVMLNSRYPWSETSSESINGTPRRKNCKCKNSKCLKLYCDCFASGRYCNDDCNCKNCCNDVSHETARQDAINAVMERNPVAFMPKIGNIPRHAAQNREYRAAEGPRVGKHMKGCQCKRSECLKKYCECFQSNVLCSENCKCTDCKNYESSEDMKEMRRMTQQHGVYVHHVQNLALKGMIGPSAVLPRAAEKFSGLSVASLGRDQPINNNDSSQVLSPLLTSVPTEDTESSVRLGRHGVTYRTLLADIIQIEDVNVLCKVLVLVSRQAAGAFLGELLCRST, from the exons ATGGACAAGCCACCAAACCATCCTCACGATTCAGTGCAGCTAGACTTCGCCTCTGTTTTTTATGCCGGCAAGCCAGAGATTGCGGCAACAGCCGCAGCGCTCTCCCATGCACTTGGGCCGCCCAGACAGCCTCCTCACCGTCAACTCATGCCGTTGAAGGTGAAGGTACAGTCATCGCTGCCACCGTGGCCTCCGGTACTATGGCCTACAGCAATCGCTGGGAAGCATCCTATGCCATTCCCTACTCCACCTCCAGCTAAGAAGCTGCAGGTGCGTCGAAGTCCACCTGTGCTGCCGCAAGATTTGCCATTGTCGGCTGCAAAATTACCACTACCAGGGGTGCAGGTGCAGCGTCCATTGCAACAGGCATCCCCATTTCTTACACAATTGTTGCCGAAGATGGAGGTGCCGATACTGTTGCCGATGCATGCAACCTCTGTAGGCGT GATGTTGAATTCTCGATATCCATGGAGTGAAACATCATCCGAATCAATAAATGGGACACCGAGGAGGAAAAACTGCAAGTGCAAAAACTCGAAGTGTCTGAAGCT GTATTGTGACTGTTTTGCATCAGGCAGATACTGCAATGATGATTGCAACTGCAAAAACTGTTGTAACGATGTTAGTCATGAGACTGCAAGACAGGATGCTATCAATGCTGTGATGGAAAGGAATCCTGTGGCCTTTATGCCCAAAATTGGGAATATCCCTCGACATGCAGCCCAGAACCGTGAG TACAGAGCAGCAGAAGGCCCTCGTGTGGGTAAACACATGAAGGGGTGTCAGTGCAAGAGGTCAGAGTGCCTGAAGAAGTACTGTGAGTGCTTTCAATCTAATGTTCTCTGTTCAGAGAACTGTAAATGTACGGATTGCAAGAACTATGAGAGCAGTGAAGATATGAAAGAAATGCGTCGCATGACCCAGCAGCATGGTGTCTATGTACATCACGTGCAGAATCTTGCTTTGAAGGGAATGATTGGACCATCTGCTGTCCTTCCTCGTGCAGCAGAAAAGTTCTCCGGTCTCTCAGTGGCTTCACTAGGCAGAGACCAGCCCATTAACAACAACGATTCTTCACAA GTGCTTTCGCCTTTACTAACTTCTGTTCCTACAGAAGACACTGAAAGTTCTGTCAGATTAGGACGCCATGGGGTTACTTACAG GACACTTTTAGCTGACATTATCCAGATAGAGGATGTCAATGTGCTCTGTAAAGTCTTGGTTCTAGTATCAAGGCAAGCTGCCGGAGCATTTCTAG GGGAATTGCTTTGCCGCTCTACCTAA